One Rhizobium sp. NRK18 genomic window carries:
- a CDS encoding AAA family ATPase — translation MRFEGTEEYVAGKDLMTAVNAAIRLERPLLVKGEPGTGKTELARQVASALGLDLLEWNVKSTTKAQQGLYEYDAVSRLRDSQLGDERVHDVKNYIRKGRLWQAFEADRKVVLLIDEVDKADIEFPNDLLQELDRMEFHVYETGETITAVHRPIVIITSNNEKELPDAFLRRCFFHYIRFPDAETLERIVEVHYPGIKQSLVRAALTQFYEIRETPGLKKRPSTSEALDWIRLLVADDVDPASLRGEAKNALPKLHGALLKNEQDVHLFERLAFMARRDG, via the coding sequence ATGCGCTTTGAAGGAACCGAAGAATACGTCGCCGGCAAGGACCTGATGACCGCGGTCAATGCGGCGATCCGGCTGGAGCGGCCGCTGCTGGTCAAGGGCGAGCCCGGCACCGGCAAGACGGAGCTTGCCCGCCAGGTGGCGAGCGCACTCGGCCTCGATCTCCTCGAATGGAACGTCAAGTCGACCACCAAGGCGCAGCAGGGCCTCTACGAATACGATGCAGTCTCGCGCCTGCGCGACAGCCAGCTCGGCGACGAACGCGTCCACGACGTGAAGAATTACATCCGCAAGGGCAGGCTCTGGCAGGCCTTCGAGGCCGACCGCAAGGTCGTGCTGCTGATCGACGAGGTCGACAAGGCCGACATCGAATTCCCGAACGACCTGCTGCAGGAACTCGACCGCATGGAGTTCCACGTCTACGAGACGGGCGAGACCATAACGGCCGTCCATCGACCGATCGTCATCATCACCTCCAACAATGAGAAGGAGCTGCCGGACGCCTTCCTGCGTCGCTGCTTCTTCCACTATATCCGCTTCCCGGATGCCGAGACGCTGGAGCGGATCGTCGAGGTCCACTATCCCGGCATCAAGCAGTCGCTGGTGCGCGCAGCGCTCACGCAGTTCTACGAGATCCGCGAGACACCGGGGCTGAAGAAGCGTCCGTCCACCTCCGAGGCGCTCGACTGGATCCGGCTCCTCGTCGCCGACGACGTCGATCCGGCAAGCCTGCGCGGCGAGGCGAAGAACGCCCTTCCGAAGCTGCACGGTGCGCTGCTGAAGAACGAGCAGGACGTCCACCTGTTCGAACGCCTGGCTTTCATGGCGCGGCGAGACGGCTGA
- a CDS encoding aldose epimerase family protein yields MTVKPLEREIFGHTDAGEPVYRVTIRGGGLTANVITWGSVIQDLRLEGHQPPLVLGFEDFDSYPKYSSNFGATPGRCANRIAGGKFTLDGKAYQLDLNERGVNHLHGGATNIGKQNWVIADLTENSVRLEIVDPDGRCGYAGNCSISATYTVHDDGVLSVAYEATTDQPTLANLCQHSYFNLDGKADILDHDMLIAADYYLPTDANLIPTGELRPVGGTPFDFRQMRPIRMMEDGKQVGYDHNFCLSTERGAKRAVALVKSSSSGVSMEVRTTEPGVQFYAAVKLATPVPGLEGRNYGAFSGLCMETQVWPDAINHENFPSPVLRPGEVLRQETDYLFTKG; encoded by the coding sequence ATGACGGTCAAACCGTTGGAGCGTGAAATTTTCGGCCACACGGACGCCGGCGAACCGGTCTATCGCGTGACGATCCGCGGCGGCGGCCTGACAGCCAACGTCATCACCTGGGGCTCCGTCATTCAGGATCTGCGTCTCGAAGGCCACCAGCCGCCGCTCGTGCTCGGCTTTGAAGATTTCGACAGCTACCCGAAATACTCCTCCAACTTCGGCGCCACGCCGGGACGCTGCGCCAATCGCATCGCCGGAGGCAAGTTCACGCTCGACGGCAAGGCCTACCAGCTGGATCTCAACGAGAGGGGCGTCAACCACCTGCATGGCGGCGCCACCAATATCGGCAAGCAGAACTGGGTGATCGCTGACCTGACGGAAAACAGCGTTCGCCTCGAGATCGTCGATCCGGACGGCCGCTGCGGCTATGCCGGCAACTGCTCGATTTCGGCGACCTATACCGTGCATGACGATGGCGTTCTCTCGGTCGCCTACGAGGCAACGACGGATCAGCCGACGCTCGCCAACCTTTGCCAGCACAGCTACTTCAATCTGGACGGCAAGGCCGATATCCTCGACCACGACATGCTGATAGCCGCCGATTACTATCTGCCGACGGACGCGAACCTGATCCCGACCGGCGAACTTCGGCCGGTCGGTGGCACCCCGTTCGACTTCCGCCAAATGCGGCCGATCCGCATGATGGAAGACGGCAAGCAGGTGGGCTACGACCACAATTTCTGCCTGTCAACGGAGCGTGGCGCCAAGCGCGCCGTGGCACTGGTCAAGAGCAGCAGTTCGGGCGTCTCCATGGAGGTGCGCACCACGGAGCCGGGCGTGCAGTTCTATGCCGCCGTCAAGCTCGCGACACCGGTTCCGGGCCTCGAAGGCCGCAACTATGGTGCATTTTCAGGACTTTGCATGGAAACGCAGGTCTGGCCGGACGCGATCAACCACGAGAATTTTCCAAGCCCCGTCCTACGTCCGGGCGAGGTTCTGCGCCAGGAAACCGACTACCTCTTCACCAAGGGTTGA
- the metA gene encoding homoserine O-succinyltransferase, whose amino-acid sequence MPIRIPDELPARDILVREGVKVMDEKTALRQDIRPLQIGLLNLMPNKIKTETQIARLVGASPLQVELTLVRIGGHKAKNTPEDHLISFYNTWDEVKDRKFDGFIITGAPIETLPFEDVTYWDELKQILDWTETNVHSSFFICWGAMAAIWHFHKVPKYTLPAKAFGVYRHQNLKPASPYLTGFSDDFQISVSRWTEVRKEDLRAGSGLELLMESKDTGVCLISEEKCNRLYIFNHVEYDSTTLAEEYFRDVEAGAPIKPPHNYFPDDDPKKQPLNRWRSHAFLLFGNWINEVYQTTPYDLAEIGLDRMDQRLTG is encoded by the coding sequence ATGCCGATCAGAATTCCAGACGAACTCCCCGCCCGCGACATTCTCGTGCGTGAAGGCGTTAAGGTCATGGATGAGAAGACGGCGCTCCGGCAGGACATTCGCCCGCTGCAGATCGGTCTCCTCAACCTCATGCCCAACAAGATCAAGACGGAGACGCAGATTGCCCGCCTCGTCGGCGCCTCGCCGTTGCAGGTGGAGCTGACGCTGGTGCGCATCGGTGGCCACAAGGCCAAGAACACGCCCGAGGACCATCTGATCTCCTTCTACAACACCTGGGACGAGGTGAAGGATCGCAAGTTCGACGGCTTCATCATCACCGGCGCGCCGATCGAAACGCTGCCCTTCGAGGACGTCACCTATTGGGATGAATTGAAGCAGATCCTCGACTGGACCGAGACCAACGTCCATTCGAGCTTCTTCATCTGCTGGGGCGCGATGGCGGCGATCTGGCACTTCCACAAGGTTCCGAAATACACCCTGCCGGCAAAGGCCTTCGGCGTGTACCGGCACCAGAACCTGAAGCCCGCCTCGCCGTATCTCACCGGCTTCTCCGACGATTTCCAGATTTCCGTCTCCCGCTGGACCGAGGTGCGCAAGGAAGATCTGCGCGCCGGTTCGGGGCTGGAACTGCTGATGGAATCGAAGGACACCGGCGTCTGCCTGATCTCCGAGGAAAAGTGCAACCGGCTCTACATCTTCAACCACGTCGAATATGACTCGACGACGCTTGCGGAAGAGTATTTCCGCGATGTCGAGGCCGGCGCGCCGATCAAGCCGCCGCACAATTATTTCCCGGACGACGATCCGAAGAAGCAGCCGCTCAATCGCTGGCGCAGCCACGCCTTCCTCTTGTTCGGCAACTGGATCAACGAGGTTTACCAGACGACGCCCTACGATCTTGCCGAGATCGGCCTCGACCGGATGGATCAGCGGCTGACAGGCTGA
- a CDS encoding ABC transporter ATP-binding protein, giving the protein MSTPVIEAKGLRKAYGHHVAVDGLDLTVERGEVFGLLGPNGAGKTTTILLLLGLTEPSGGEVRVLGHDPYRDPLAVKRRVGYLPDAVGFYDSMTARENLAYTARLAGIPGDEAARRIVAAMDRVRLGHVIDRRVATFSRGMRQRLGIADLLVKACEVAILDEPTSGLDPQSTQELLDLIVKLAGEGMTIVLSSHLLSMVQSICSRVALFRKGKVGLIGKVSDLASQVLGGAYVIEIEAEDCDVATVGGAIDGVSNVTTIGTGRHRIDAARDVRDELAAKIVQSGGRLKSMSMDRSSLDEVYVRYFEEGDRDEAA; this is encoded by the coding sequence ATGAGCACGCCGGTCATAGAGGCGAAAGGCCTCCGGAAAGCCTATGGCCACCACGTTGCGGTGGATGGCCTTGATCTGACAGTCGAGCGGGGCGAGGTCTTCGGCCTGCTCGGACCGAACGGAGCGGGCAAGACGACGACCATCCTGCTCCTGCTCGGCCTCACCGAACCCTCCGGCGGCGAGGTCCGCGTCCTCGGACACGACCCCTACCGCGATCCACTCGCCGTCAAGCGGCGGGTGGGCTACCTGCCCGATGCCGTCGGTTTCTACGATTCCATGACGGCGCGGGAAAATCTGGCCTACACCGCGCGGCTCGCCGGCATTCCCGGCGACGAGGCGGCAAGGCGCATTGTCGCCGCGATGGACCGGGTGCGTCTCGGCCATGTCATCGACCGCCGCGTCGCCACCTTCTCGCGCGGCATGCGCCAGAGGCTCGGCATCGCCGACCTGCTCGTAAAGGCCTGCGAAGTAGCGATCCTCGACGAGCCGACCTCGGGTCTCGATCCGCAGTCAACCCAGGAACTGCTCGACCTGATCGTCAAGCTCGCCGGCGAAGGCATGACCATCGTGCTCTCCTCGCACCTTCTCTCCATGGTGCAGTCGATCTGCTCGCGGGTCGCGCTGTTCAGGAAGGGCAAGGTCGGCCTGATCGGCAAGGTCAGCGATCTCGCAAGCCAGGTGCTCGGCGGCGCCTATGTCATCGAGATCGAGGCCGAGGACTGCGATGTCGCTACCGTCGGCGGCGCCATCGACGGCGTCAGCAACGTCACCACCATCGGCACCGGCCGCCACCGCATCGATGCGGCCCGCGATGTCCGCGACGAGCTGGCTGCGAAGATCGTGCAGTCCGGCGGCAGGCTGAAGAGCATGTCGATGGACCGTTCGAGCCTCGACGAGGTCTATGTCCGCTATTTCGAGGAGGGCGACCGCGATGAAGCAGCGTGA
- a CDS encoding ABC transporter permease — protein MKQREGSPFKGLATVAMKEAADHMGSPRMHLVMLLVILTAIGSIYGAIGQIKNTVGEDPFLFLRIFTTAQEPLPSFIAFLGFLLPLVGISLGFDAINGEYNRRTMSRILSQPIYRDALLAGKFLGGLMVIGICLITLWLLVTGMGIIMLGLPPSGEEILRGLTFLLISLAYSGVWLAISLLFSTLFRSPATSALAGLTLWLIFTIFWGMIAPLIASAIAPADPFNPVTIVHQAEIGQALSRISPNTLFGEATMAILNPATRSLGLVFMSQLQGALMGMPLPFDQSALLIWPQLSGLIAAMVVVYTIAYVSFQRQEIRA, from the coding sequence ATGAAGCAGCGTGAAGGATCACCTTTCAAGGGTCTCGCCACCGTCGCCATGAAGGAGGCGGCAGACCACATGGGCAGCCCGCGCATGCACCTCGTCATGCTGCTGGTCATCCTGACGGCGATCGGCTCCATCTACGGCGCCATCGGCCAGATCAAGAATACGGTCGGGGAGGATCCCTTCCTGTTCCTGCGCATCTTCACCACAGCGCAGGAGCCCTTGCCGTCGTTCATCGCCTTCCTCGGCTTCCTCCTGCCGCTGGTCGGCATCTCGCTCGGCTTCGATGCCATCAACGGCGAATATAACCGCCGCACCATGAGCCGCATCCTGTCGCAGCCCATCTACCGAGACGCCCTGCTTGCCGGCAAATTCCTCGGCGGGCTGATGGTGATCGGCATCTGCCTCATCACCCTCTGGCTGCTGGTCACCGGCATGGGCATCATCATGCTCGGCCTGCCGCCCTCCGGCGAGGAAATCTTGAGGGGCCTGACATTCCTCCTGATCTCGCTTGCCTATTCCGGCGTCTGGCTGGCGATCTCGCTCCTGTTCTCCACGCTCTTCCGCTCGCCCGCGACCTCGGCGCTGGCCGGCCTGACGCTGTGGCTGATCTTCACGATCTTCTGGGGCATGATCGCGCCGCTGATCGCCAGCGCCATCGCGCCGGCCGATCCCTTCAACCCGGTCACCATCGTCCACCAGGCGGAAATCGGCCAGGCGCTGTCGCGCATCTCGCCGAACACGCTCTTCGGTGAGGCGACGATGGCCATCCTCAATCCCGCTACCCGCTCGCTCGGCCTCGTCTTCATGAGCCAGCTGCAGGGAGCACTCATGGGCATGCCGCTGCCCTTCGATCAAAGCGCACTTCTGATCTGGCCCCAGCTTTCCGGCCTGATCGCAGCCATGGTCGTGGTCTACACGATCGCATATGTCTCCTTCCAGCGTCAGGAGATCAGAGCGTAG
- a CDS encoding RNA polymerase factor sigma-32, whose amino-acid sequence MNSIAIDRQLSRVARSAPYLAREEEHDLAVRWKESQDQGARNRIAMSHMRLVISMANKFRNFGLPLSDLIQEGHVGLLEAAARFDPEREVRFSTYASWWIRASMQDYILRNWSIVRGGTSSAQKALFFNLRRLRAKLAQGDSQLTAQAIHQEIASALGVSLSDVQTMDARLSGPDASLQAPAIAGDNDSSERLDMMASDEPLPDEQVSDMIDSERRRKWLTHALDSLNDREMKIIRSRRLAEDGVTLEELGSELGISKERVRQIENRALEKLKAALMSADPMLAML is encoded by the coding sequence ATGAATAGCATTGCCATTGACCGTCAGCTGAGCAGGGTAGCCAGAAGCGCTCCATATCTCGCCCGCGAGGAGGAGCACGATCTTGCCGTGCGCTGGAAGGAAAGTCAGGACCAGGGAGCCCGCAACCGCATCGCCATGTCGCACATGCGACTTGTCATCTCCATGGCCAACAAGTTCCGCAATTTCGGATTGCCGTTAAGCGACCTCATTCAGGAGGGCCATGTGGGCCTCCTGGAGGCGGCCGCCCGGTTCGATCCCGAACGCGAGGTGCGTTTCTCCACCTATGCAAGCTGGTGGATCCGTGCGTCGATGCAGGACTACATCCTGCGCAACTGGTCGATCGTCCGCGGCGGCACCAGTTCGGCGCAAAAGGCCCTCTTCTTCAACCTCAGGCGCCTGCGCGCCAAGCTCGCCCAAGGCGACAGCCAGCTTACGGCACAGGCGATCCATCAGGAAATTGCCTCGGCCCTCGGCGTCAGCCTGTCCGACGTGCAGACCATGGATGCCCGCCTTTCCGGACCGGATGCCTCCCTGCAGGCACCGGCGATTGCCGGCGACAACGACAGCAGCGAACGGCTCGACATGATGGCGAGCGATGAGCCGCTGCCGGACGAGCAGGTGTCTGACATGATCGACAGCGAACGCCGTCGCAAATGGCTGACCCACGCGCTGGATTCCCTGAACGACCGGGAAATGAAGATCATCAGGTCCCGCAGGCTGGCGGAAGACGGCGTTACGCTCGAGGAGCTGGGTTCGGAGCTCGGAATTTCCAAGGAGCGTGTCCGCCAGATCGAAAATCGGGCGTTGGAAAAGCTGAAGGCAGCGCTTATGTCGGCTGACCCGATGCTTGCGATGCTTTAG
- a CDS encoding CarD family transcriptional regulator encodes MTTQQKKSSTRHGFKTGESIVYPAHGVGMISAIEEQEVAGMTLELFVIDFEKDKMRLKVPVAKAVSIGMRKLSETDFVDRALKVVQGKARIKRTMWSRRAQEYDAKINSGDLISISEVVRDLYRAENQPEQSYSERQLYEAALDRMAREIAAVNKMSETEAVRLIEVNLAKGPKRGKSVEDDAAQEEEEAA; translated from the coding sequence ATGACGACCCAGCAGAAAAAATCTTCCACGCGCCACGGCTTCAAGACCGGTGAATCCATTGTGTATCCGGCTCATGGCGTCGGCATGATCTCCGCTATCGAAGAGCAGGAAGTGGCGGGCATGACGCTCGAACTTTTCGTGATTGATTTCGAAAAGGACAAGATGCGCCTCAAGGTTCCGGTCGCGAAGGCCGTGAGCATCGGCATGCGCAAGCTGTCCGAGACCGACTTCGTCGATCGCGCCCTCAAGGTCGTCCAGGGCAAGGCCCGCATCAAGCGCACCATGTGGTCGCGCCGTGCGCAGGAATATGATGCCAAGATCAATTCCGGCGATCTGATCTCGATTTCCGAAGTCGTCCGCGACCTCTATCGCGCCGAGAACCAGCCTGAGCAGTCCTATTCGGAGCGTCAGCTCTATGAAGCTGCCCTTGACCGCATGGCGCGCGAAATCGCCGCCGTCAACAAGATGTCCGAGACCGAGGCCGTACGCCTGATCGAGGTCAATCTCGCCAAGGGTCCGAAGCGTGGCAAGTCTGTCGAAGACGATGCGGCCCAGGAAGAGGAAGAAGCCGCGTAA
- a CDS encoding vWA domain-containing protein, with protein sequence MFIPFFLSLKQAGVPVTLKEFLTLLSGMEDGLADYDVEAFYYLARTALVKDERFIDRFDRTFSEYFRGVEAISGAEADPAEATIPKEWLRRLAERHLTEEEKKLVESLGGFEKLMETLKERLAEQKERHQGGSKWIGTAGTSPFGAYGYNPEGVRIGQETSRHRRAVKVWDRRDFANLDDTVELGTRNIKVALKRLRQWVRQGAPDELDLNGTIRATAEHGYLDVRTRPERRNAVKLLMFFDIGGSMDDHVRAVEELFSAAKAEFRQMEYFYFHNCIYEDVWKDNNRRYGERTATMDLLHTYGPDYKVVFVGDASMAPYEITHPGGSVEHWNAEAGAVWLRRITDHFRKSVWLNPVKESYWHYTRSIGLLSGLMDGRMFPLTLGGLEKATRELS encoded by the coding sequence ATGTTCATCCCGTTCTTCCTGAGCCTGAAGCAAGCCGGCGTCCCCGTGACGCTGAAGGAGTTTCTGACGCTTCTTTCCGGCATGGAGGACGGACTGGCAGACTATGATGTCGAGGCCTTCTACTACCTCGCCCGCACCGCACTGGTGAAGGACGAGCGCTTCATCGACCGTTTCGACCGGACCTTTTCCGAATATTTCCGCGGCGTCGAAGCCATTTCGGGAGCGGAAGCCGACCCGGCGGAGGCCACCATACCCAAGGAATGGCTTCGCCGGCTCGCCGAAAGGCATCTGACCGAGGAAGAAAAGAAGCTTGTCGAAAGCCTCGGCGGCTTCGAGAAGCTGATGGAAACGCTGAAAGAGCGGCTCGCCGAGCAGAAGGAACGCCATCAGGGCGGCAGCAAGTGGATCGGCACCGCCGGCACCTCCCCCTTCGGCGCCTATGGCTACAACCCGGAAGGCGTGCGTATCGGCCAAGAGACTTCGCGCCACCGCCGGGCGGTTAAGGTCTGGGACCGGCGTGACTTCGCCAATCTCGACGACACGGTCGAGCTCGGCACCCGCAATATCAAGGTCGCGCTGAAGCGGCTGCGGCAATGGGTGCGCCAGGGCGCCCCGGACGAGCTGGACCTCAACGGCACCATCCGCGCTACCGCAGAACATGGCTATCTCGACGTCCGGACGCGGCCCGAACGGCGCAACGCGGTCAAGCTGCTGATGTTCTTCGATATCGGCGGCTCAATGGACGATCATGTTCGCGCCGTCGAGGAGCTGTTCTCCGCGGCCAAGGCGGAATTCCGCCAGATGGAGTACTTCTACTTCCACAACTGCATCTATGAGGACGTCTGGAAGGACAACAATCGCCGCTATGGCGAGCGGACGGCGACGATGGACCTCCTCCACACCTACGGACCCGACTATAAGGTTGTCTTCGTCGGCGACGCCTCCATGGCGCCCTATGAGATCACCCATCCCGGCGGTTCCGTCGAACACTGGAATGCCGAGGCCGGCGCGGTCTGGCTGAGACGGATCACCGACCATTTCCGGAAATCAGTCTGGCTCAATCCGGTGAAGGAATCCTATTGGCACTACACCAGATCCATCGGCCTGCTGAGCGGCCTTATGGACGGCCGCATGTTTCCGCTGACGCTTGGCGGACTGGAAAAGGCGACGCGGGAATTGTCTTGA